A genomic segment from Fodinicola acaciae encodes:
- a CDS encoding Fur family transcriptional regulator translates to MTTTAEYERLLREASLRVTRPRVAVLAAVYAHPHADTDSIIGYVRDDLGEVSHQAIYDVLRALTNAGLLRRIQPAHSVARYESRVGDNHHHIVCRSCGAVADVDCAVGGAPCLTASDDHGFRIDEAEVIYWGLCPNCLPTRSS, encoded by the coding sequence GTGACCACCACGGCCGAGTACGAACGCCTGCTGCGCGAGGCCTCGCTGCGGGTGACCCGGCCGCGGGTGGCCGTGCTGGCGGCGGTCTACGCGCATCCGCACGCCGACACCGACTCGATCATCGGATACGTACGAGACGACCTCGGTGAGGTCTCTCACCAGGCCATCTACGACGTGCTCCGGGCGCTGACCAACGCCGGCCTGCTGCGGCGCATCCAGCCGGCGCACTCCGTCGCGCGTTACGAGTCCCGGGTCGGCGACAATCACCACCACATCGTGTGCCGATCGTGTGGTGCGGTCGCCGACGTGGACTGCGCGGTCGGCGGGGCTCCCTGCCTGACCGCCTCCGACGACCACGGCTTCCGGATCGACGAAGCCGAAGTCATCTACTGGGGCCTGTGTCCCAACTGTCTGCCAACCCGCAGTTCCTGA